GGCGCCCCGGCGACAACGGCGGCCCGTCGCAGCACACGGCGCCGGACGGCGGGCGGCAGAGCGGACAGCTTGGCGCATTCCAGTTGCCCCGCGTCGTCCCGTACGGCCGACTCGGCGTCGGCGGCCCAGGCGTCGAGTGCGTCGGCGTCGTCACGGGAGAGCTGGGCCGTACGGGCCAGGGCCTCGACCACGCCCTTGCCGAGCGCCTTCTCCAGCGCGGGCAGCCCCTCGTGGCGCAGTCGCGAACGGGTGTACGCCGGGTCGGCGTTGTGCGGGTCGTCCCAGACCGGGATCGCCTGGACGAGGCACGCCTTGCGGGCGGTCTGCCGGTCGAGCTGGAGGAAGGGGCGGCGGTAGCGCCCGGTGGCGCCGGAGACGGGGGCCATCCCGGAGAGCGAGCGGATGCCGGAGCCGCGCGCCAGACCGAGCAGAACGGTCTCGGCCTGGTCGTCGCGGGTGTGGCCGAGCAGGACGGCGGCGGCGCCGTGCCGCTCGGCGGCGGCGTCCAGGGCTGCGTACCGCGCGTCGCGGGCGGCGGCCTCGGGCCCTCCGTCACGGCCGACGGTCACGGCGACGGACTCGACGGGGTCGAGCCGCATGGCGGCGAGCCGGGTGACGACTTCGGCGGCGCGGAGGTCGGAGCCGGGCTGGAGGCCGTGGTCGACGGTGACGGCGCCCGCGCGGACGGAGAGTTTGCGGGCCTCGAAGGCGAGGGCGGAGGCGAGCGCCATGGAGTCGGCGCCTCCGGAGCAGGCGACGAGCACCAGCGGCCGGCCGTCGTCGATGGGGGGACGGGAGCTCTCGGCGCCGGAGACCGCGAGGTCGGGACGCGCGCTGTCGGCCTGTCCGGCGTCGGGCCGTTCGATGTCGGGCCGTTCGATGTCGGGGCTCGCGACGCCGGGACGTACGCGGAGGGCCTGTTGGGTGTGCTCGGTGATGATGTCGTGGAGTACGCGGCGGACCGCCAGGCGTATCGCCGCGACCGCAGGATGGGGACCCATGTCCGGTGCCCTTCGTGATGTGTTCGGGGGGGGGTGCCTCGGTCGGAGTAGGGACGGGGCTCAGTCACACAGAGTGCGTCGATGGTGACAGAGCCGAGCCGTTCCCCGAGCATTGCACGCCTGCCCACCGCCCACGGTCCCTCGGATGGGTGATGCTGTCCCATTCCGGTGGACACCTGAAGACGTCGGCGCCGGGCAACGGGGCCGCGTCGTCTCCTCCTTGGGAGGCTCGTCGGCCCCGTGCCGCCGCGGGTCCCGCGCCCTGACTAGGAGTCGGCCTTGCGGTGCACCCGTGCGATCCAGTCCGCCGGCTTGGCGATTTCCGCCTTCGTGGGAAGGGTGTTGGGGGATGTCCAGACGCGGTTGAAGCCGTCGATGCCGACCTCGTCCACCACGGCCCGTACGAAACGCTCCCCGTCCCGGTACTGCCGCAGCTTCGCGTCCAGACCCAGCAGCCTCCGCAGCGCCTGGTCGAGGCGGCTGGCGCCCTTGGCCCGGCGCTGCTGGAACTTCTCACGGATCTCGGCCACCGAGGGGACGACCTGCGGTCCGACCCCGTCCATCACATAGTCGGCGTGGCCTTCGAGCAGCGACATGACGGCGGTCAGCCGGCCCAGGATCTCCTTCTGGCCGGGGGTCTGCACCAGCTCGACCAGGCTCCGGCCGTCCTCGCTCTCCTCGCCCTCGGGGCGGCTGCCGGTGAGCGACTGGGCCGCCTCCCGGAGGCGTTCCACCACGGTCGAGGGGTCGACGTCGGTCTCCTGGAGGAATGACTGGATCTCGCCCTCCAGGTGGTCGCGCAGCCACGGCACCCCGGTGAACTGGGTGCGGTGGGTCTCCTCGTGGAGACAGACCCAGAGCCTGAAGTCGTGCGGGTCGACCTCCAGTTCGCGCTCGACGTGCACGATGTTCGGCGCGACCAGCAGCAGTCGGCCACCGCCGCCGTCGCTCGACGGGAGGTCGCGGCTCGGCGGGGCGAACGTCTCGTACTGGCCGAGAACGCGCGAGGACAGGAACGACAGCAGCATGCCCAGCTCGACGCCGGTCACCTTGCCGCCCACGGCGCCGAGGACGGCGCCGCCCGCCGAGTTGGACCGGCGGTCCTGCATCTTTTCGAGGAGTGGCTTCATCAGCTCGCGGAAGCCCGCGACGTTCGCCTTGACCCAGCCGGCCCGGTCCACGACCAGGACCGGGGTGTCCGGTGGCTCGTGGCCTTCCGGGATCATCCGGGTGAAGGCGCGCACGTGCTGCTCGGCCGCCTTGGCGTGCCGCCGCAGCTCGGCGACGATCTCGCGGGCCTCGTCCCGGCTCACTTCCGGTCCCGGCCGCGCGAGACGGGTCGCGGTCGCCACCGCGAGATTCCAGTCCACCATCTCGGCCCCACCGATGCTCGTCATGTGTCAACCGTACGTGCTCGGGCCTGAAGGCGGTGAGGTGTGGGACGGGGCGTCCCGGGTCGGGGCGGCCCGCCGCCGGTGGCCGCGGCGGCCCGTGGCCGCGCGGGGACGGGGGACGGTCAGGAGACGAGTTCCGCCGAGAGGTGGTCGAGCGCGCGTTGGGCCGTATCGGGGGTCGGGGCCTTCTCCGCCAGGAAGGCGAAGGCGAGGAGCCGTCCGCCGGGGCCGACGACCGTGCCCGCGAGTGAGTTCACGCCGGTCAGGGTGCCTGTCTTGGCGCGGATCAGACCGCTGCCGGTGGTCGCGTCGGCGTCGGTGAAGCGGCCCTGGAGGGTGCCGCTGAATCCCGCCACCGGCAGGCCGGTGAGGACGGGTCGCAGCTCGGGCCGGTCCGGGTGGGCCGCGCGGGCGAGCAGCGCCGTGAGGAGGTGGGTGGTGATCCGGTCGTGGCGGTTGAGTCCGCTGCCGTCGCGCAGGAGCGAGCCGGCGACGGGGAGCTTCTGCTCCGTCAGCTCCGCCTGGACGGCCTGCTGGGCGCCCGCGAAGCTCGCGGGTCTGCCCCGTTCGATCGCGGTCTGCCGCACCAGCGACTCGGCGATGTCGTTGTCGCTGTTCGTCAGCATCCGCTCGACCAGGGCGGAGACGGGACGGGAGTACGTCACGGCCAGCCGGTCGGCGTTCTGCGGCGCGGTGCCCTTGGCCGGGGTCCTGGAGACGGTGAGGCCGCGTTCGCGCAGCTGGGCGGCGAAGACGTCGGCGGCGTCGCCCGCCGGGTCGCCGCTGCGTGGTGCCGGGCCGCCGAAGGAGTCGGCGGCGGAGTCGTCCAGGCGCCCCTGGCCGGCCATCAGGGCGGTGACGGGGGCGATGTTGTCGTTGGGGCCGATCGGGTGCTCGCGCGCCCCGGAGTAGAGGGAGACGTCGAAGCGGAGGGTGACCCGGTGCACGCCCCGGTCGCGCAGGGCGCGGGCGGTGTCCCTGGCGAGGGTGCCCAGGCGGTCGCGGTCGAGGGTGGCGTCGCCGCCGCCGACGAGGGTGATCACGGTCGGGGCCTCGGCGCCCGGCTTCGGGTCGGGGGCCGTACCTCTGTCGCCCTTGGGGGCCGTGGGGTTCTTGGGTGCGGTCCCGTCACCGCTCCCGCCGTCGCCCTCGTCGGTCTTGCTCCCGTCGATCTTGTCGCTCTTGTGCTTGTCGTCGGTGGTGCCCTTGGCGGTGACCACGGTCGTCGGGATGCGGTGGTCGGGGCCGAGCGCGGAGAGCGCGGCGACCGCCGTGGCGATCTTGATGGTGGAGGCCGGGGTCATCGGCCGGTCGGCACGCTCCCCGAACAGCTGCTTGCCCGTGGCGACATCGACCACCGACGCCGCCGGGGCCGGCCCCAGGTCCGGGGAGTCCAGCAGCGGCCCGAGGCTCTTCCGGAGGTCGGCCGGGAGCCCGGCGCTCGCCGACAGGGACTCGGCAGGCGCGCCCAGTTCCTTCAGCACACCGGCGGCGCTGGGCGCGGGCGCCGGGGTGCGCGGGCGCCCGGCCCCGTGAGGTGCGCCACCTGTCCGTCCCTGGGCGGCGGCCCAGTCCCGCTCGGCCTTACGCTGGCCGGAGTCCCAGGGGCCGGCCAGGGCCACCGCCCCGGCCGCCAGCACCAGGCCGAGCACGGCGGAACCCGCCGTGAGCTGCCACACTTTCGGCTCAAGCACGCTTGACCAGCCCCTTTCGCGATCACACAGCTGCGTGGGGGACACTTAATCACCGCGCGTCCCGACGAGCACGGTGCCCCGGCCAGCGATGGCCGATCCTGCGCGGCCCCGGGGTCGGCCCCGGTGACGTGCGGCAGGTACCACCGACAGCAGCATCACCGACATCTGTGTTGATCATGGAGGAGCCACCCGTGGAGTTCGACGTCACCATCGAGATCCCTAAGGGTTCGCGAAACAAGTACGAGGTGGACCACGAGACCGGCCGGATCCGCCTTGACCGTCGTCTCTTCACCTCGACCAGCTACCCGGCCGACTACGGCTTCGTGGAGAACACGCTCGGCGAGGACGGCGACCCGCTGGACGCGCTGGTCATCCTGGACGAGCCGACGTTCCCCGGCTGCCTCATCAAGTGCCGCGCGATCGGCATGTTCCGGATGACGGACGAGGCCGGTGGCGACGACAAGCTGCTGTGCGTCCCCGCCTCGGACCCGCGCGTGGAGCACCTGCGGGACATCCACCACGTCTCGGAGTTCGACCGTCTGGAGATCCAGCACTTCTTCGAGGTCTACAAGGACCTGGAGCCCGGCAAGTCGGTCGAGGGCGCGGACTGGGTGGGCCGCGCCGAGGCGGAGGCCGAGATCGAGGCGTCGTACAAGCGCCTGGAGGCGCAGGGCGGCGCGCACTGAGCGCGGATCACAGGGATTGCGGCCGACCGTCCCCGCGGGGCGGCCGGCAAGGACGAGCGGCGGACGGCGGCACCGGAGGGTGCGCCGTCCGCCGCTCGCGTGTGCCCACGTCAGGGGCCGTGGCAGGGATGGCCATACTGAACCGGATGTCCGTGCGAACGTTGCCGGAGCGGCACGTACGACAGTGGGCGGACACCTACGACAGTGAGCGAGGACGAGCACAGTGGTGGCCGAGCGGGACGAGGCGCAGGACCGTAAGCCTTTGTCCGACGAGGCGCACAGCGCCTTCAGCGCGCCGTCCGGGACGGACCGGGTGTCCGTGCGCGAGGACGACAGCCCCACCTCGGAATTCGCCGTCCCGCGCGGGCTGAGCGCGGAGAGCACCCAGGAGACCGACCGGTCGGCGTTCGACCCGCCGCAGACCTACCGGGCACGGCGGTCGCCCCCGGCGTTCACGCCCGCGGAGGGTGTGCCCGTCGTCCGGCTGACGAAGGACGCGCCCTGGCAGGACCGGATGCGCACGCTGCTGCGGATGCCGGTCGGGGACCGGCCGGTGGCGGAGATCGTGCAGCGGCACGACGACGGCGGGCCCGCCGTGCCACGCGTGCTCGACCTGACGCTGCGTATCGGGGAGCTGCTGCTGGCGGGCGGCGAGGGCGCCGAGGACGTCGAGGCGGCGATGTTCGCGGTGAGCCGCGCGTACGGCCTCGACCGCTGCGAGCCGAACGTCACCTTCACGCTGCTGTCGATCTCGTACCAGCCCTCGCTGGTGGACGACCCGGTGTCGGCCAGCCGTACGGTACGCAGGCGGGGCACCGACTACACGCGTCTGGCGGCCGTCTACACGCTGGTCGACGACATCACCACCGAGAACACGGACATCACGCTGGAGGAGGCGTACCGGCGGCTGGCGGAGATCCGGCGGAACCGGCACCCCTACCCCGGCTGGGTGCTGACCCTGGCGAGCGGGGTGCTGGCCGGGTCGGCGTCGGTGCTGGTCGGCGGTGACGCGGTGGTGTTCGTCGCGGCGACGCTCGGCGCGATGCTGGGCGACCGGCTGGCGTGGCTGTGCGCGGGGCGCGGGCTGCCGGAGTTCTACCAGTTCGTCGCCGCCGCGATGCCCCCGGCGCTGATCGGGGTGGCGCTGACACTGGCCGGGTCGGCGCTGCACTGGGAGGGCCGGCCTTCCGCCGTGATCACCGGTGGGCTGTTCGCGCTGCTGCCGGGGCGGGCCCTGGTGGCGGGTGTGCAGGACGGGCTGACCGGCTACTACATCACCGCCGCCGCACGGCTCCTCGAAGTCATGTACTTCTTCATCGCGATCGTGACGGGTGTGCTGATCGCGCTGTATCTGGGGGTCCAGCTGGACGCCCAGCTCGACCCGGACGCGGCGCTCCAGGCCGGTGAGGGACGGCCGTTGCTCCAGATCGGCGCGGCGGTGGTGCTGAGCGCGACCTTCGCGGTCCTGCTCCAGCAGGAACGTTCCACCGTGCTGATCGTCTCGCTGAACGGGGGCGTGGCCTGGACCGTCTACGGGGCGATGCATGTCACGGGCGGCATCTCGTCGGTGGCGGCGACGGCGGTGGCCGCCGGTGTGGTGGGGCTTTTCGGGCAGTTGCTGTCCCGCTACCGGTTCGCCTCGGCCCTGCCGTACGTCACGGCCGCGATCGGCCCGCTGCTGCCCGGTTCGGCGACGTACTTCGGTCTGCTCGGGCTGGCGCAGAACCATGTGGACGCCGGGCTGGCGTCGCTCTCGAAGGCCGCCGCGCTGGCCCTGGCGATCGCCATCGGGGTGAACTTCGGGGGCGAGATATCCCGGCTGTTCCTGAAGGTGCCGGGCCAGGGCCGGGGGTCGAGCCGCCGCGCGGCCAAGCGGACACGCGGCTTCTGACCGGGTCCGGCGAGGCGCGGGCCCGGCTCCGGTGAGCCGTGGGTGCCACGGCCGCCCGGAGCACCGGGAGAGGACGGGCCGTACGCCTCAGCGGCGGGCGTGGCGTCCGCGCGGCGGACCCTCCGGGTCGTCCGGGTCGTTCGATGTGCCGAAGGCGTCCCACTCGCCGGGCGCGCCGTACGCGGGCGGAGCCCCGTGGGGGTCCCGGCCGCCCGGGGCGCCGTACGCCTGGGGACTGCCGAGCGCCTGGGTGTCGCCGTACGGGTCGCGGTCGGCGGGCGGCGGCGCGTACGGCCGGGGCGCGCCGTACGGGTCGCGGGTGACGCGCAGCTGCTGGGTCTCGAAGTCGCGCGGCGCCTGGGGGTGCCCGGGGCCGGCGGGCGGCAGGTGCCCCTCGGGCCGCGCGGGGGCGGCGGGCTCGCCCGTGGCGGCGGCCTTCTTCGAGTGGGAACGCGCCCTCATGAACTCGATCACGATCGGCAGCACCGAGAGCAGCACGATCAGGATCAGGATCATCTCGATGTTCTTGTGCACGAACTCGATCTTGCCGAGCGCGGCGCCGAGCAGGGTGACGCCCGCGCCCCAGAGAACGCCGCCGATGATGTTGAACGTGACGAACGAGCGGTAGTTCATCCGGCTGACGCCCGCGATGATCGGTGTGAACGTCCGCACGATGGGCACGAAGCGCGCCAGCACCAGCGACTTGGGGCCGTACTTCTCGAAGAAGTCGTGCGCCTTCTCGACGTTCTCCTGCTTGAAGAACTTGGAGTCGGGGCGCTTGAAGAGCGACGGTCCGACCTTGCGGCCGAAGAGATAACCGACCTGGTCGCCGATGATCGCCGCGAGGACGATCAGTGTGCAGACGAGCCACAGCGGCCGGTCGAGCGTGCCGGCCGTCACCAGCAGGCCGGTGGTGAAGAGCAGCGAGTCGCCCGGCAGGAAGAAGCCGATGAGCAGGCCGGATTCGGCGAACACGATGACCAGGACACCGATCAGCCCGAAGGTCCCGATCAGATAGTCGGGGTCGAGCCAGCTCGGTCCGAGCGCAAGGGTTGTCACGAGGTCCGGGCTCCTGAAATCGGTGGTCGGTCGTTCGTCGGAATCGGCCGTCGCCACGTCGGCGTGTCCAGCCGCCGTCGACGGTCGTCGGCTGCCCAAAGCTATCAACGCTCCACCGCTGCTTGAGGTTCCACCCGGTCCGCCCGCCTCCGGTCAGGCCCCGGCCGGTCCGGGAGCGCACGGTTCGATGGGGGATTTTGCCTTATTTGTGCCACTACGGTGTGCGCGTGGCCCCTGACGTTCCGTCCACCCCGTCCGCTCCGTCCGGCTCCCCCGACCCGGACGCCTCAGCCGCCTTGTCCGGCCCGGCCGCCCCGGCCGTATCGTCCGTTTCCGGGCGGACGCTTCTCCCGCTGATCCTCCCCTCGCTGCTCGTCGGCGTGGTCGCGAGTCTCGTCCTGCTCGGCGTGAGCGAGCTGGCCGAACTGCTGGAACACGTGCTCTGGCGGACGCTCCCCGACGCGCTCGGGGTCGGCCGCCACTCCTCGCTGTGGATGATCGTGGTGCTGACGGCGACCGGTCTCGCGGTGGGACTCGCCGTACGGCACGTGTACGGGCACGGCGGCCCCGACCCCGCCACGACAGGGCTCGTCGACCCCCCGATGGCGCCCGGCATCGTGCCCGGACTGCTGCTCGTCACCGGTCTGGCGCTGGCGGGCGGGGTGAGCCTGGGGCCGGAGAACCCGATCACGGCGGCCAACATCGCCCTCGCGTACTGGCTCGGCCGCCGGGCCGCGCCCGGCGCCCCGGCGGAGCTGTGGGTGTCACTGGCCGCCGCCGGGACGGTCGGGGCGCTCTTCGGCACGCCCGTGGCCGCCGCGCTGATCCTCACGGAGACCTTCGCGACCCGTCCGGGGCCGGGCTCGCTCTGGGACAAGCTGTTCGGGCCGCTGATCGCCGCCGGGGCCGGCGGGCTGACCACCGTACTGATCGACCATCCGACCTTCGACCTCGCGCTGCCCGACCATCCGGGCGCCCGCTGGAGCGACGCCCTGGCCGCGCTTGTCATCACACCGGTCGCGGCGGCCCTGGGGATGGCCGCCGTGTACGCCTTCCCGTACGTCCACCGCGCCTTCCGGCGCCTCGGGCATCCCGTACTCGCCCTGACGGCGGGCGGGTTGCTGCTCGGGCTGCTGGGGGCGCTCGGCGGCTACCTCACGCTGTTCAAGGGGCTTGACGAGGTGAAGACGCTGGCCGCCGACCCGGACGGCTGGTCGGCGGGGCAGTTCGCGGCGATGGCGGTGGTGAAGACGGTCGCGCTGGTGGTCGCGGGGGCGTGCGGCTTCCGGGGCGGGCGTATCTTCCCGTCGGTCT
Above is a window of Streptomyces sp. NBC_01498 DNA encoding:
- a CDS encoding DedA family protein, whose product is MTTLALGPSWLDPDYLIGTFGLIGVLVIVFAESGLLIGFFLPGDSLLFTTGLLVTAGTLDRPLWLVCTLIVLAAIIGDQVGYLFGRKVGPSLFKRPDSKFFKQENVEKAHDFFEKYGPKSLVLARFVPIVRTFTPIIAGVSRMNYRSFVTFNIIGGVLWGAGVTLLGAALGKIEFVHKNIEMILILIVLLSVLPIVIEFMRARSHSKKAAATGEPAAPARPEGHLPPAGPGHPQAPRDFETQQLRVTRDPYGAPRPYAPPPADRDPYGDTQALGSPQAYGAPGGRDPHGAPPAYGAPGEWDAFGTSNDPDDPEGPPRGRHARR
- the dacB gene encoding D-alanyl-D-alanine carboxypeptidase/D-alanyl-D-alanine endopeptidase; protein product: MLEPKVWQLTAGSAVLGLVLAAGAVALAGPWDSGQRKAERDWAAAQGRTGGAPHGAGRPRTPAPAPSAAGVLKELGAPAESLSASAGLPADLRKSLGPLLDSPDLGPAPAASVVDVATGKQLFGERADRPMTPASTIKIATAVAALSALGPDHRIPTTVVTAKGTTDDKHKSDKIDGSKTDEGDGGSGDGTAPKNPTAPKGDRGTAPDPKPGAEAPTVITLVGGGDATLDRDRLGTLARDTARALRDRGVHRVTLRFDVSLYSGAREHPIGPNDNIAPVTALMAGQGRLDDSAADSFGGPAPRSGDPAGDAADVFAAQLRERGLTVSRTPAKGTAPQNADRLAVTYSRPVSALVERMLTNSDNDIAESLVRQTAIERGRPASFAGAQQAVQAELTEQKLPVAGSLLRDGSGLNRHDRITTHLLTALLARAAHPDRPELRPVLTGLPVAGFSGTLQGRFTDADATTGSGLIRAKTGTLTGVNSLAGTVVGPGGRLLAFAFLAEKAPTPDTAQRALDHLSAELVS
- a CDS encoding ion channel protein gives rise to the protein MSGPAAPAVSSVSGRTLLPLILPSLLVGVVASLVLLGVSELAELLEHVLWRTLPDALGVGRHSSLWMIVVLTATGLAVGLAVRHVYGHGGPDPATTGLVDPPMAPGIVPGLLLVTGLALAGGVSLGPENPITAANIALAYWLGRRAAPGAPAELWVSLAAAGTVGALFGTPVAAALILTETFATRPGPGSLWDKLFGPLIAAGAGGLTTVLIDHPTFDLALPDHPGARWSDALAALVITPVAAALGMAAVYAFPYVHRAFRRLGHPVLALTAGGLLLGLLGALGGYLTLFKGLDEVKTLAADPDGWSAGQFAAMAVVKTVALVVAGACGFRGGRIFPSVFIGVALGLCAHALVPGAHVTVAVVCGVLGVLLAVTRQGWLSLFTAAVLAADPNLLPLLCVATLPAWLLVTGRPRMQLDAGGTALR
- a CDS encoding threonine/serine ThrE exporter family protein is translated as MVAERDEAQDRKPLSDEAHSAFSAPSGTDRVSVREDDSPTSEFAVPRGLSAESTQETDRSAFDPPQTYRARRSPPAFTPAEGVPVVRLTKDAPWQDRMRTLLRMPVGDRPVAEIVQRHDDGGPAVPRVLDLTLRIGELLLAGGEGAEDVEAAMFAVSRAYGLDRCEPNVTFTLLSISYQPSLVDDPVSASRTVRRRGTDYTRLAAVYTLVDDITTENTDITLEEAYRRLAEIRRNRHPYPGWVLTLASGVLAGSASVLVGGDAVVFVAATLGAMLGDRLAWLCAGRGLPEFYQFVAAAMPPALIGVALTLAGSALHWEGRPSAVITGGLFALLPGRALVAGVQDGLTGYYITAAARLLEVMYFFIAIVTGVLIALYLGVQLDAQLDPDAALQAGEGRPLLQIGAAVVLSATFAVLLQQERSTVLIVSLNGGVAWTVYGAMHVTGGISSVAATAVAAGVVGLFGQLLSRYRFASALPYVTAAIGPLLPGSATYFGLLGLAQNHVDAGLASLSKAAALALAIAIGVNFGGEISRLFLKVPGQGRGSSRRAAKRTRGF
- the tilS gene encoding tRNA lysidine(34) synthetase TilS produces the protein MGPHPAVAAIRLAVRRVLHDIITEHTQQALRVRPGVASPDIERPDIERPDAGQADSARPDLAVSGAESSRPPIDDGRPLVLVACSGGADSMALASALAFEARKLSVRAGAVTVDHGLQPGSDLRAAEVVTRLAAMRLDPVESVAVTVGRDGGPEAAARDARYAALDAAAERHGAAAVLLGHTRDDQAETVLLGLARGSGIRSLSGMAPVSGATGRYRRPFLQLDRQTARKACLVQAIPVWDDPHNADPAYTRSRLRHEGLPALEKALGKGVVEALARTAQLSRDDADALDAWAADAESAVRDDAGQLECAKLSALPPAVRRRVLRRAAVVAGAPAGSLFARHIEEVDRLITGWRGQGAINLPGRVEAQRQGGRLVIRQG
- a CDS encoding inorganic diphosphatase, coding for MEFDVTIEIPKGSRNKYEVDHETGRIRLDRRLFTSTSYPADYGFVENTLGEDGDPLDALVILDEPTFPGCLIKCRAIGMFRMTDEAGGDDKLLCVPASDPRVEHLRDIHHVSEFDRLEIQHFFEVYKDLEPGKSVEGADWVGRAEAEAEIEASYKRLEAQGGAH
- a CDS encoding zinc-dependent metalloprotease → MTSIGGAEMVDWNLAVATATRLARPGPEVSRDEAREIVAELRRHAKAAEQHVRAFTRMIPEGHEPPDTPVLVVDRAGWVKANVAGFRELMKPLLEKMQDRRSNSAGGAVLGAVGGKVTGVELGMLLSFLSSRVLGQYETFAPPSRDLPSSDGGGGRLLLVAPNIVHVERELEVDPHDFRLWVCLHEETHRTQFTGVPWLRDHLEGEIQSFLQETDVDPSTVVERLREAAQSLTGSRPEGEESEDGRSLVELVQTPGQKEILGRLTAVMSLLEGHADYVMDGVGPQVVPSVAEIREKFQQRRAKGASRLDQALRRLLGLDAKLRQYRDGERFVRAVVDEVGIDGFNRVWTSPNTLPTKAEIAKPADWIARVHRKADS